The Miscanthus floridulus cultivar M001 chromosome 7, ASM1932011v1, whole genome shotgun sequence genome includes a region encoding these proteins:
- the LOC136465765 gene encoding FHA domain-containing protein FHA1-like, whose protein sequence is MAASNSAVTSIGQSQKVPGFAKLQGENFVYFIQTYSVILGRNTESYTVDFDLSKYECGSQRVSRCHACIFYYFKLHHFAIKVIGRKGCTIQEVSYLPGSVPIKLNSHDLIEIAGIKFYFLLPSRSIFATLAARDTTSLPPQSSSLLHPADYPGHRNANDFGHSNGENGAKIINDRQGKLVKQNRSFSGELEISNCYGISNADPIGTLDGCGTLSLL, encoded by the coding sequence ATGGCAGCCTCAAATTCTGCAGTGACATCTATTGGCCAGAGTCAAAAGGTGCCTGGTTTTGCCAAGCTTCAGGGTGAAAATTTTGTGTACTTCATACAAACTTATTCAGTCATCTTGGGGCGCAACACTGAAAGCTATACTGTAGACTTTGATCTCTCAAAATATGAATGCGGAAGCCAACGAGTTTCCCGTTGCCATGCATGTATATTCTATTACTTTAAACTCCACCATTTTGCCATTAAAGTCATTGGAAGAAAAGGATGCACCATTCAGGAGGTCTCTTATCTCCCAGGTAGTGTCCCTATTAAATTGAATTCTCACGACCTCATTGAGATTGCTGGAATAAAATTCTACTTTCTCCTACCATCTCGCTCCATCTTTGCCACTCTTGCTGCTCGGGATACTACTTCCTTGCCTCCACAATCTTCATCCCTTTTGCACCCTGCTGATTACCCTGGGCATCGAAATGCTAATGATTTTGGCCATAGCAATGGTGAGAATGGGGCCAAAATAATCAATGACAGGCAAGGAAAGTTGGTGAAACAAAACAGGAGTTTTTCTGGAGAATTGGAGATATCTAACTGCTATGGCATCAGTAATGCTGACCCCATTGGAACGCTTGATGGATGCGGTACGCTATCTCTGCTATAG
- the LOC136467196 gene encoding coleoptile phototropism protein 1-like, protein MWESESESHAGERGLVPVGGSSGRHEALKNDGFVRRDQSWYVNSDIPSDLLVKVGDVSFHLHKYPMISRSGRMSRAIYETASSSSDPAGDTASAVVVELDDVPGGADSFELAARFCYGMAVDLTAGNISGLRCAAEYLEMTEDLEEGNLIFKTEAFLSYVVLSSWRDSIVVLKTCEGLSPWAENLQIVRRCSESIAWKACANPRGVRWAYTGATGGGGGRPPRAGGGVASPRWNLGGGGGGDSKESSPGRQAAVPPPDWWFEDVSVLRIDHFVRVVTAIKVKGMRFDLIGASITHYASKWLPGLTKDEPHGGALDEPWAHAQVSPGSGLHMIIASGSGGGGGGGKDDTAGSTPAREQRMVVESLISIIPPQRDSVSCGFLLRLLRLAIMLKAAPALVTELEKRVGMQLEQAVLADLLIPSYGRADTAYDVDLVQRLVEHFLVQEQTELLMASSSAPGRAGDQPSVLPEYYGARTAAAAASASAGLNAKARVARLLDSYLSEVSRDRNLSLTKFQVLAESLPESARTCDDGLYRAVDSYLKAHPTLTEHERKRLCRVMDCQKLSLDACMHAAQNERLPLRVVVQVLFSEQVKISNALATSSSSAASALLANKVGDAVGPPPMPPTRRQLLDGTPQSFQEGWAVAKKDINTLKFELESMKAKYLELQHEMDALQKVVERGGAPSPAAGPKAAAAGVGGKNQSQGPSAWSSGWKKLGRLAKMSGGDGAGQDGHVPGAPGEAPRKPRRWRNSIS, encoded by the exons ATGTGGGAGTCGGAGAGCGAGAGCCATGCCGGTGAGCGAGGGCTCGTCCCCGTCGGCGGCTCCTCGGGACGGCACGAGGCGCTCAAGAACGACGGCTTCGTTCGCAGAGACCAGTCCTG GTATGTTAACAGCGATATTCCCAGCGATTTGCTTGTCAAAGTTGGAGATGTCAGCTTCCATCTTCACAAG TACCCGATGATCTCCCGGAGCGGGCGGATGAGCCGCGCGATCTACGAGACGGCGTCGTCCTCCTCGGACCCGGCGGGCGACACGGCGTCGGCCGTGGTGGTGGAGCTGGACGACGTCCCGGGCGGCGCGGACTCGTTCGAGCTGGCGGCGCGGTTCTGCTACGGCATGGCGGTGGACCTGACGGCGGGCAACATCTCGGGCCTCCGGTGCGCCGCCGAGTACCTGGAGATGACGGAGGACCTGGAGGAAGGCAACCTCATCTTCAAGACGGAGGCGTTCCTCAGCTACGTGGTGCTGTCGTCGTGGCGGGACTCCATCGTGGTGCTCAAGACCTGCGAGGGACTCTCGCCCTGGGCCGAGAACCTGCAGATCGTGCGCCGCTGCAGCGAGTCCATCGCCTGGAAGGCCTGCGCCAACCCGCGCGGCGTGCGGTGGGCCTACACCGGTGCCACCGGAGGTGGTGGTGGGAGGCCGCCCAGGGCAGGCGGTGGCGTGGCGAGCCCGCGGTGgaacctcggcggcggcggcggcggggactcCAAGGAGTCGAGCCCCGGCAGGCAGGCCGCCGTGCCGCCGCCGGACTGGTGGTTCGAGGACGTGTCCGTGCTCCGGATCGACCACTTCGTGCGCGTCGTCACCGCCATCAAGGTCAAAG GCATGCGGTTCGATCTGATCGGcgcgtccatcacccactacgcgtCGAAATGGCTGCCGGGGCTCACCAAGGACGAACCGCACGGCGGCGCGCTGGACGAGCCGTGGGCTCACGCGCAGGTGTCCCCCGGCAGCGGGCTCCACATGATCATcgccagcggcagcggcggcggcggtggcggcggcaaggACGACACCGCGGGGAGCACGCCGGCGCGGGAGCAGCGCATGGTGGTGGAGAGCCTGATCAGCATCATCCCGCCGCAGCGCGACAGCGTGTCGTGCGGCTTCCTCCTCCGCCTGCTCCGCCTGGCCATCATGCTCAAAGCCGCCCCGGCGCTGGTGACGGAGCTGGAGAAGCGCGTGGGCATGCAGCTGGAGCAGGCCGTGCTGGCCGACCTGCTCATCCCGTCCTACGGCCGCGCCGACACCGCCTACGACGTCGACCTCGTGCAGCGCCTCGTCGAGCACTTTCTGGTGCAGGAGCAGACGGAGCTGCTGATGGCGTCGTCCAGCGCCCCCGGCCGCGCGGGGGACCAGCCGTCGGTGCTGCCCGAGTACTACGGCGCCAGGACGGCCGCCGCAGCGGCGTCGGCTTCGGCGGGGCTGAACGCCAAGGCGCGCGTCGCTCGGCTGCTCGACAGCTACCTCTCCGAGGTGTCCCGCGACCGTAACCTGTCCCTGACCAAGTTCCAGGTGCTGGCCGAGTCGCTCCCGGAGTCGGCGCGCACCTGCGACGACGGCCTCTACCGCGCCGTCGACTCGTACCTCAAG GCGCACCCGACGCTGACGGAGCACGAGCGGAAGCGTCTGTGCCGTGTGATGGACTGCCAGAAGCTGTCGCTGGACGCGTGCATGCACGCGGCGCAGAACGAGCGGCTGCCGCTGCGGGTGGTGGTGCAGGTGCTCTTCTCGGAGCAGGTGAAGATCAGCAACGCGCTGGCCACCTCGTCCTCCAGCGCCGCCTCCGCGCTGCTGGCCAACAAGGTGGGGGACGCCGTGGGGCCGCCGCCAATGCCGCCGACGCGGCGGCAGCTGCTGGACGGCACGCCGCAGTCGTTCCAGGAAGGGTGGGCGGTGGCGAAGAAGGACATCAACACGCTCAAGTTCGAGCTGGAGAGCATGAAGGCCAAGTACCTGGAGCTGCAGCACGAGATGGACGCGCTCCAGAAGGTGGTGGAGCGCGGCGGCGCGCCGTCGCCCGCGGCGGGGCccaaggccgccgccgccggtgttgGTGGAAAGAACCAGAGCCAGGGGCCCTCGGCGTGGAGCAGCGGGTGGAAGAAGCTGGGCAGGCTGGCTAAGATGAGCGGCGGCGACGGGGCGGGGCAGGACGGGCACGTGCCCGGAGCGCCCGGAGAGGCGCCGAGGAAGCCGCGGAGGTGGAGAAACTCCATCTCGTGA